A single genomic interval of Vibrio gallicus harbors:
- a CDS encoding YihD family protein translates to MKCHRVNELIELLHPEWQKDPDLNLIEFIIKLSKEAGFNGNLEDLTDDVLIYHLKMRNSDKQEEIPGLAKDKEDDFKTALLRARGIIK, encoded by the coding sequence ATGAAGTGTCATCGCGTTAATGAACTGATCGAGCTATTACACCCAGAATGGCAAAAGGATCCAGACCTAAACCTCATCGAATTTATTATCAAGCTATCCAAAGAAGCGGGTTTCAATGGCAACCTTGAAGACCTTACAGATGATGTACTGATCTACCATCTAAAAATGCGTAATAGCGATAAGCAAGAAGAGATCCCAGGTCTTGCTAAAGACAAAGAAGATGACTTTAAAACAGCCCTACTTCGCGCTAGAGGCATCATTAAGTAA
- a CDS encoding sporulation protein: MSLFKKTLASLGVGSAKVDSILQQEVLVPGDKVGVVIHAYGGASAQHIEHIDLKLCCRYIAERQQRHPNDDRQDVSKRRVAVNHVLDSWQLPYSFTIKPGEERTFEVELDVPLNTPLTLGSSEVWLETALDIDMAIDPSDKDMLTVRPDSVLDKIFFELEELGLRIRQAQCEEAHGFALPFVQEFEFVPTTGPFHGSWRELEIVVYRDKQELKLWFEVDRQKSGLGGLLSSLIGSKDLQSQLSLSNQLTADQSAQQVVEFLTKLFNDANGDNP; this comes from the coding sequence ATGTCTTTGTTTAAAAAAACACTGGCCAGCTTAGGGGTAGGTTCGGCTAAAGTGGATTCGATATTGCAACAAGAAGTATTGGTACCTGGAGATAAGGTTGGGGTTGTAATCCACGCTTATGGTGGTGCAAGCGCGCAACACATCGAGCATATCGACCTTAAATTATGTTGTCGCTATATTGCAGAGCGGCAACAAAGACATCCAAATGATGATCGACAAGATGTAAGCAAAAGGCGGGTTGCCGTTAATCATGTTTTAGACTCTTGGCAGCTTCCTTATTCTTTTACGATTAAGCCTGGTGAGGAGCGTACCTTTGAGGTTGAACTCGATGTTCCGTTGAACACACCGCTAACCCTAGGCAGTTCCGAGGTTTGGCTTGAAACCGCGCTTGATATTGATATGGCGATAGACCCAAGTGATAAGGATATGCTGACTGTTCGCCCTGATAGCGTACTTGATAAAATATTCTTTGAACTGGAAGAGTTAGGACTGAGAATTAGACAGGCACAGTGCGAAGAAGCACACGGTTTTGCTTTGCCATTTGTTCAAGAGTTTGAGTTTGTCCCTACCACAGGTCCCTTTCATGGTAGCTGGAGAGAGCTAGAGATCGTTGTTTATAGAGATAAACAAGAGCTAAAGCTTTGGTTTGAGGTAGACCGCCAAAAATCCGGGCTGGGTGGGCTTTTATCTAGTCTAATTGGCAGCAAAGATCTGCAATCTCAATTATCCCTATCTAATCAGCTTACCGCCGATCAAAGCGCACAACAGGTTGTAGAATTTCTGACGAAGCTATTTAATGACGCTAACGGTGATAATCCATAA
- the ilvG gene encoding acetolactate synthase 2 catalytic subunit: MNGAQLVVEALSQQGIKTIFGYPGGAIMPIYDALYDGDVEHILCRHEQGAAMAAIGMARSTQEVAVCMATSGPGATNLVTGLADAFLDSVPIVAITGQVASPLIGTDAFQEMDVIGMSLSCTKHSYLVTDINDLAPTLAEAFEVAKNGRPGPVLVDIAKDVQLAEAPTSVLPKFEAPMMPVPQPEEYRLAQALIKESHRPVLYVGGGVQLANATETVRQFLSDHPMPSVSTLKGLGTIDRHNPYYLGMLGMHGTKAANLIVQESDLLIVVGARFDDRVTGKLETFAPNAQIIHLDIDKAEFNKLRHAHATLRGDINDILPQIHLENDISPWVHHCESLRSGFKWRYDHPGEAIYAPLLLKQLSDLMPDSAVVSTDVGQHQMWAAQHIQPRAPQNFITSSGLGTMGFGLPAAMGAAVARPDDQSILISGDGSFMMNVQELGTLKRRQIPVKMVLINNQRLGMVRQWQSLFFDGRHSETILDDNPDFVMLAKAFDIPGKTITTKAEVEPALKEMLESETSFLLHVLIDEEENVWPLVPPGASNEEMLENT; this comes from the coding sequence ATGAACGGTGCTCAACTCGTCGTCGAGGCACTTAGCCAGCAAGGGATTAAAACCATATTTGGATACCCTGGTGGAGCAATAATGCCAATCTATGACGCTCTCTATGATGGTGACGTAGAACATATCTTATGTCGTCATGAGCAAGGCGCTGCGATGGCGGCCATTGGTATGGCACGCTCAACCCAAGAAGTTGCCGTATGCATGGCAACCTCAGGCCCAGGTGCGACTAACTTAGTGACGGGACTTGCAGATGCATTTCTCGATTCCGTTCCTATCGTCGCGATCACAGGTCAGGTAGCAAGCCCACTTATCGGTACGGACGCATTCCAAGAAATGGATGTTATTGGTATGTCCTTATCTTGTACTAAGCATAGTTATTTGGTTACCGATATTAATGACCTAGCGCCTACCCTTGCCGAAGCATTTGAAGTAGCAAAGAATGGTCGTCCAGGTCCAGTATTAGTTGATATTGCAAAAGATGTTCAGTTGGCTGAAGCACCGACAAGTGTACTTCCCAAGTTTGAAGCGCCAATGATGCCGGTACCACAACCGGAAGAGTATCGTCTAGCGCAGGCACTGATAAAAGAAAGTCACAGACCAGTTCTATATGTTGGTGGTGGTGTGCAATTAGCTAACGCAACAGAAACTGTTCGCCAATTCCTAAGTGACCACCCTATGCCTTCCGTAAGCACACTGAAAGGCTTAGGGACCATTGACCGCCACAACCCTTATTACTTGGGCATGCTTGGTATGCATGGAACTAAAGCGGCCAACCTAATCGTTCAAGAGTCAGATTTACTAATCGTAGTTGGCGCTCGCTTTGATGACCGAGTAACTGGAAAGTTAGAAACTTTCGCACCAAATGCACAGATTATTCATCTTGATATTGATAAAGCAGAATTTAATAAGCTAAGGCATGCTCATGCAACATTGCGTGGTGATATCAATGATATTTTGCCTCAGATTCATTTAGAGAATGACATCTCCCCTTGGGTTCATCATTGTGAAAGTTTACGTAGTGGGTTTAAGTGGCGCTACGACCATCCGGGTGAAGCCATCTATGCCCCGTTGCTGTTAAAGCAGCTGTCTGACCTTATGCCTGATAGTGCTGTAGTATCAACAGATGTTGGTCAGCATCAAATGTGGGCGGCGCAACATATTCAACCCCGAGCACCACAGAATTTTATAACTTCATCTGGCTTAGGTACTATGGGTTTTGGCTTACCTGCCGCTATGGGTGCCGCAGTAGCTCGCCCAGATGATCAATCAATCCTGATCTCTGGTGACGGCTCATTTATGATGAACGTACAAGAACTTGGCACCTTAAAACGCCGCCAGATTCCGGTAAAAATGGTCCTAATTAACAATCAGCGTCTCGGTATGGTTCGTCAGTGGCAATCACTGTTCTTCGATGGCCGTCATAGTGAAACCATCTTGGACGATAACCCTGATTTTGTAATGTTAGCGAAGGCCTTTGATATACCAGGCAAAACGATTACAACCAAAGCTGAGGTCGAGCCAGCACTCAAAGAGATGCTTGAAAGCGAGACATCATTCCTGCTTCATGTACTGATTGATGAAGAAGAAAATGTATGGCCTTTGGTTCCACCAGGTGCATCCAACGAAGAAATGTTAGAGAACACTTAA
- a CDS encoding MarR family winged helix-turn-helix transcriptional regulator, giving the protein MKDKTKDELVASEWLSVNPELSKTSIELVTQFVRFSNQISSARHDFCKQYSLNPSEFDVLATLFRAGLPHELSAKELKDRTLLPSSGALSNRIDRLENKGLVVRRHDLVDKRGVKIRLSEQGISMVEKVSPLFFSVMSDHFIGLENEEQEQLKALMQKLL; this is encoded by the coding sequence TTGAAAGATAAAACAAAGGATGAGTTGGTTGCGAGCGAATGGTTAAGCGTTAACCCTGAGTTATCAAAGACCTCAATTGAACTGGTTACTCAATTTGTTCGTTTCAGTAATCAGATATCGAGTGCTCGACACGACTTCTGTAAGCAATACTCGTTAAATCCGTCAGAATTTGATGTGTTGGCAACTTTATTTCGTGCTGGGCTACCACATGAATTGTCAGCAAAAGAGCTTAAAGATCGCACGCTTCTACCTTCTTCTGGGGCACTATCAAATAGAATTGATCGCCTAGAAAATAAAGGGTTAGTAGTAAGGCGACATGATTTAGTTGATAAGAGAGGCGTAAAAATACGGCTGTCTGAACAGGGCATTTCTATGGTTGAAAAGGTTTCACCACTGTTTTTTAGTGTTATGTCTGATCACTTCATTGGCTTAGAGAATGAAGAGCAAGAGCAATTAAAGGCATTAATGCAGAAATTGCTATAA
- the ccoG gene encoding cytochrome c oxidase accessory protein CcoG, with amino-acid sequence MDKDRINVKDVTPKQAPPSQREDRFNPSNRIYVRASSGMYQKLRRYGAWILLALFALTPWVPYGERQAILLDIGQQQFNFFGTTLYPQDLTLLALLFMIAAFALFFLTTFLGRVWCGYLCPQTVWTFMYIWFEEKLEGSANKRRKQDSQKLASNLLLRKTLKHLAWIGIAIVTGLTFVGYFIPSTELWVDFFTLNASFWAYFWVLFFAGCTYANAGWMRSIVCIHMCPYARFQSAMFDKDTFIVGYDTKRGESRGPRSRKADPKQLGLGDCIDCNLCVQVCPTGIDIRDGLQYECINCGACIDACDTTMQRMNYDKGLISYTTEHKLEGTHTKIMRPKLIGYGLIMILMLGGFLAQIASVDPAGLTVLRDRSQLYRSNSDGYIENTYTLKVINKTQQPQQYTLSVEGLNKEKWYGRQTINVAPGEVFSLPISLGVNPDELSSSVTHIEFILNDAQGFSTVTESRFIKQL; translated from the coding sequence ATGGATAAGGACCGTATTAACGTCAAAGACGTTACGCCAAAGCAAGCACCACCCTCTCAACGAGAAGATAGGTTTAACCCTAGCAATCGTATCTATGTACGTGCCAGTAGTGGTATGTATCAAAAATTACGTCGCTATGGTGCTTGGATATTACTCGCCCTATTTGCATTAACCCCATGGGTTCCATATGGAGAGCGACAAGCGATCCTGCTGGATATTGGGCAACAACAGTTTAACTTCTTTGGTACCACGCTTTACCCACAAGACCTTACCCTTTTAGCACTGCTGTTTATGATCGCAGCCTTCGCTCTATTCTTTCTCACCACATTTTTAGGTCGCGTCTGGTGTGGCTATCTCTGCCCACAAACCGTTTGGACCTTCATGTATATCTGGTTTGAAGAAAAGCTAGAAGGCTCGGCAAACAAAAGACGTAAACAAGACTCACAAAAGCTCGCCTCAAACCTGCTACTACGCAAAACCCTCAAGCATCTTGCTTGGATAGGAATCGCTATAGTGACCGGCTTAACCTTTGTTGGATACTTTATTCCATCCACCGAACTGTGGGTTGATTTCTTTACCCTCAACGCCAGCTTTTGGGCCTATTTCTGGGTTCTATTTTTTGCGGGCTGCACCTATGCTAATGCAGGCTGGATGCGTTCTATCGTATGCATTCACATGTGTCCTTACGCTCGCTTTCAATCTGCGATGTTTGATAAAGATACCTTTATTGTCGGCTATGACACCAAGCGTGGTGAAAGTCGTGGTCCACGCTCACGTAAGGCAGACCCAAAGCAGCTTGGGCTTGGGGATTGTATCGACTGTAATCTCTGTGTTCAGGTCTGCCCTACTGGAATTGATATTCGTGACGGATTGCAGTACGAATGTATCAACTGTGGCGCTTGTATTGATGCCTGTGATACCACAATGCAGCGCATGAACTACGACAAGGGACTGATTAGCTACACCACTGAACACAAACTAGAAGGCACACATACCAAGATTATGCGGCCTAAGCTTATCGGATATGGGTTAATCATGATCCTGATGTTAGGTGGCTTTTTGGCGCAGATAGCCAGTGTTGATCCCGCAGGCTTAACCGTCCTTAGAGATAGAAGCCAACTCTATCGCTCCAACAGTGATGGCTATATAGAAAACACCTATACCTTAAAGGTAATCAATAAAACCCAGCAGCCTCAGCAGTACACGTTATCGGTTGAGGGGCTAAACAAAGAAAAATGGTATGGCCGACAAACAATAAATGTTGCCCCTGGAGAGGTATTTAGCTTGCCGATTAGCCTTGGAGTTAACCCCGATGAACTAAGCTCCTCTGTCACTCATATAGAGTTTATATTAAATGACGCGCAGGGCTTTAGCACGGTAACTGAGAGCCGCTTCATCAAGCAACTCTAA
- the ilvM gene encoding acetolactate synthase 2 small subunit translates to MERYLLDIKADDKPVLLERVLRVVRHRGFIVRQVAGTQNHHSKIASVEIIVDSERPITFLTNQIEKLWDVISVDVTKINNDELPNNNLQHKVSA, encoded by the coding sequence ATGGAAAGGTATTTACTTGATATTAAAGCAGATGATAAGCCAGTATTACTAGAACGCGTACTAAGAGTAGTGCGTCATAGAGGCTTTATCGTTAGACAAGTTGCTGGTACCCAAAACCACCACAGTAAGATAGCTAGTGTCGAGATCATTGTTGATAGTGAGCGTCCGATTACATTTTTAACTAACCAAATTGAAAAGTTATGGGATGTTATCAGTGTCGACGTCACTAAAATTAACAACGATGAGCTCCCAAATAATAATTTACAACATAAAGTAAGCGCGTAA
- a CDS encoding thiol:disulfide interchange protein DsbA/DsbL yields MKKLIALMATMFITLTAHAAQFTEGTNYTVLDLPATSSPTVNEFFSFYCPHCNHFEPIIQQVKKSLPKTAKFQKTHVSFMGGKMGVSMSKAYATMVALEVEDKMVPVMFNRIHNLNTPPKDDAELRQIFLDEGIDAKKFDAAFNGFAVDSMQRRFDKQFTNAKLKGVPGIVVNGKYLVEVGSIQSTKELTDLINYLLKKK; encoded by the coding sequence ATGAAAAAGCTGATCGCCCTGATGGCAACAATGTTCATCACGCTTACAGCTCATGCTGCGCAATTTACCGAAGGAACCAACTATACGGTTCTCGATCTTCCAGCAACATCTAGCCCAACAGTAAATGAATTCTTTTCATTCTATTGCCCGCACTGTAATCACTTTGAACCGATTATCCAGCAGGTAAAGAAATCACTACCTAAAACAGCAAAATTCCAGAAAACCCACGTCTCTTTTATGGGCGGAAAAATGGGCGTATCCATGAGTAAGGCTTATGCGACTATGGTTGCTTTAGAAGTCGAGGACAAAATGGTTCCCGTTATGTTTAACCGAATCCACAACCTCAATACTCCGCCAAAAGATGATGCTGAACTTCGTCAAATTTTCTTAGATGAAGGTATCGATGCCAAGAAATTTGATGCGGCCTTCAATGGCTTTGCTGTTGATTCAATGCAGCGTCGTTTTGATAAACAATTCACCAATGCCAAGCTAAAAGGCGTACCGGGTATTGTGGTCAATGGCAAATACCTAGTTGAAGTAGGTTCTATTCAATCAACAAAAGAACTTACAGACCTAATCAACTACCTATTGAAGAAAAAATAA
- a CDS encoding DMT family transporter, producing MKIILAILAPLLWGTTYAVVSSQFSGWSPFALAVWRALPAGLLLLILKPTWPKWHELPALLLVGFLNIALFFGLLFAAALHLPSTLVGVGLIALPVIGLAVIGLIDKTKPSIIQVASSSILVLSCIYLFSTSVTPISLKAVLFLIASMTVLIIGSVIAKQVMVKINWWKLLTWKLILGGIILLPLAYWEVSLSGKGYVTPIPTTAVQWEAMLWLTIGLTSLAYGAYIYTIPMITTTELSFFGTLNPVLAMVLGATLLGESFSYLQISIMGLMVLTNLIAQLYEYRKKLPPEQALMDYHR from the coding sequence ATGAAAATAATTCTCGCAATACTCGCCCCTCTGTTATGGGGAACAACCTATGCAGTAGTCTCCTCACAATTTTCAGGGTGGTCACCATTTGCATTGGCAGTCTGGAGAGCACTACCGGCAGGGTTGCTATTACTTATCCTGAAACCTACATGGCCTAAGTGGCATGAACTGCCCGCTTTGCTTCTCGTTGGCTTTCTTAATATCGCACTCTTTTTTGGGCTTTTATTTGCAGCAGCACTGCACCTTCCTAGCACCTTGGTTGGAGTGGGTCTGATTGCTCTACCTGTTATTGGACTAGCGGTAATAGGGCTTATAGATAAAACAAAACCCTCCATTATTCAGGTAGCGTCCTCCTCAATACTGGTGCTTAGCTGTATTTATTTGTTTAGCACCAGCGTCACACCAATAAGCCTCAAAGCAGTACTATTTTTAATAGCGTCAATGACTGTTCTAATTATTGGTAGCGTTATTGCTAAGCAGGTCATGGTCAAAATCAACTGGTGGAAACTTTTAACATGGAAGTTGATTCTTGGTGGGATAATTCTATTGCCCCTTGCTTACTGGGAGGTATCGCTTAGTGGAAAGGGTTATGTCACACCAATACCAACTACAGCGGTGCAATGGGAGGCTATGCTTTGGTTAACTATCGGCTTAACCTCACTTGCCTATGGCGCGTATATTTATACCATACCTATGATTACAACCACGGAGCTGAGCTTTTTTGGAACCCTAAACCCAGTCTTAGCTATGGTACTAGGTGCAACATTACTAGGTGAATCTTTTAGCTACTTACAGATATCGATAATGGGCCTAATGGTGCTTACCAACCTTATAGCACAGCTCTATGAATACCGTAAAAAGCTCCCCCCAGAGCAAGCCCTTATGGATTATCACCGTTAG
- a CDS encoding YifB family Mg chelatase-like AAA ATPase, with protein MGLAIIQSRACMGINAPEVLVEVHIGPGMPGFHLVGLAETSVKESKDRVRSAILNSKFIFPSRKITVNLAPADLPKDGGRFDLPIAIGILVASEQLSTEKIKQVELLGELALSGELRAVSGAIVASLACIQSHRVLISPIDNGPEVALVDTKQNLTASCLVEVGAYLNGQQSLELNHQPITNHEQTIERDLQDILGQQQGKRALEVAAAGGHNLLFLGPPGTGKTMLATRLVDLLPNLNIEEALQVAALNSLVGSFSLQTNWFKRPYRAPHHSSSMAALVGGGSRPKPGEISLAHNGVLFLDELPEFERRVLDSLREPIEAGEVVISRAAGKSTFPACFQLVAALNPSPSGHYNSGQIRANPQAMLRYLSKISGPFLDRFDMSLEIPLLPIASLQQSGMRGESTAVVRERVIEARKVMEHRVSKANAQLDSKEIEQFCCLSSSDEKFLDNAITCLGLSIRAYHRILRVSRTIADLEGSQSITKQHLAEALGYRAMDKLLIELNQQVSL; from the coding sequence ATGGGGTTAGCTATCATCCAAAGTAGGGCGTGTATGGGGATAAATGCCCCTGAAGTCTTGGTCGAGGTTCATATTGGGCCAGGTATGCCTGGGTTTCATTTAGTCGGCTTGGCAGAAACAAGTGTAAAGGAGTCTAAGGATAGGGTTCGAAGTGCGATACTCAATTCAAAATTTATTTTTCCGAGTAGGAAGATAACTGTCAATTTAGCGCCTGCTGATTTACCTAAGGACGGTGGGCGTTTCGATTTACCAATAGCCATCGGGATATTGGTGGCGAGTGAACAGTTGTCTACCGAGAAAATAAAGCAGGTTGAACTCTTGGGTGAGCTCGCGCTGTCAGGAGAGTTGAGGGCCGTGAGTGGTGCTATCGTAGCATCATTGGCATGTATACAGAGCCATCGTGTCCTGATTTCACCAATTGATAATGGCCCTGAGGTTGCTCTAGTTGATACCAAGCAGAACTTGACGGCAAGTTGTTTGGTTGAGGTTGGTGCCTATTTAAATGGGCAACAAAGCCTAGAACTAAATCATCAGCCCATCACCAACCATGAACAGACTATTGAAAGGGACTTGCAAGATATCTTGGGACAACAGCAGGGTAAGCGTGCTCTAGAGGTCGCGGCGGCGGGAGGACATAACTTATTATTTTTAGGCCCACCGGGAACAGGAAAAACCATGCTTGCGACACGTTTGGTTGATCTGCTTCCTAATCTCAACATAGAAGAAGCCCTACAAGTTGCGGCGCTTAATTCCTTGGTTGGCTCGTTTAGCCTGCAAACTAATTGGTTTAAAAGGCCCTATCGCGCTCCACATCACTCCAGTTCGATGGCGGCCTTGGTTGGAGGCGGTTCTCGTCCTAAGCCTGGCGAGATATCTCTGGCTCACAATGGGGTTTTATTTCTAGATGAGTTACCTGAGTTTGAACGGCGGGTGTTGGATTCGCTTCGTGAACCAATAGAGGCCGGTGAAGTGGTTATCTCTCGAGCGGCGGGTAAGAGTACTTTTCCTGCTTGTTTTCAATTAGTAGCGGCTTTAAATCCTAGCCCGAGTGGGCATTATAACTCCGGACAGATAAGGGCGAATCCTCAGGCCATGTTGCGCTATTTAAGTAAGATATCAGGCCCTTTCTTAGATAGGTTTGATATGTCATTGGAGATCCCTTTGCTGCCGATAGCTAGCTTGCAGCAATCAGGTATGCGTGGGGAAAGCACAGCGGTGGTTCGAGAACGGGTTATTGAGGCAAGAAAGGTAATGGAACATCGTGTCTCAAAAGCTAATGCACAGTTAGATAGCAAGGAGATTGAGCAGTTTTGTTGCTTATCGAGCAGTGATGAGAAATTCTTAGATAACGCCATTACTTGTCTTGGACTGTCTATTCGGGCTTATCATCGGATATTGAGGGTATCTCGGACTATTGCAGACTTAGAAGGAAGCCAATCGATAACGAAGCAGCATCTTGCTGAGGCTTTAGGATATAGAGCGATGGATAAGTTATTAATTGAGTTGAATCAGCAAGTGTCACTGTAA
- a CDS encoding serine/threonine protein kinase, producing MTSPFNFDSLTPDLMWYALESIGIRAESGFLALNSYENRVYQFIDEEKQRYVVKFYRPQRWSEAQIAEEHEFMACLDAQEIPLAVPVTLGQQTLHFYGGYLFALYNSVGGRQFEVDNYNQLEMVGRFLGRIHKVSQDLAPYQHRPSISLDEYLYQPRELLQNSHFIPSHLEKAFYNDLDLLIAEVEQRWDSNYQSIRLHGDCHPGNILWRDGPTFVDLDDSRNGPAVQDLWMLLHGDRQEKLLQLDILLEGYQEFCDFNSTELKLIEPLRGLRLVHYMAWLAKRWQDPAFPVAFPWFNDAKYWEGQVLVIKEQLSALAEPPLSLTPMW from the coding sequence ATGACCTCACCCTTTAATTTCGATTCACTCACTCCCGACCTCATGTGGTATGCCCTTGAAAGTATCGGTATCCGCGCTGAATCAGGCTTCTTGGCTCTTAATAGCTATGAAAATCGAGTTTACCAATTCATAGATGAAGAGAAGCAGCGCTACGTTGTTAAGTTCTACCGCCCTCAGCGTTGGAGTGAAGCACAGATAGCTGAAGAGCACGAATTTATGGCTTGTCTGGATGCGCAAGAGATACCATTAGCAGTTCCTGTAACTCTTGGGCAACAAACACTGCATTTTTATGGTGGTTACCTGTTTGCGTTGTACAACAGTGTTGGTGGACGCCAATTCGAAGTTGATAACTATAACCAACTAGAGATGGTTGGACGCTTTCTAGGTCGAATACACAAAGTCAGTCAAGACCTTGCCCCTTATCAACACCGGCCTAGCATTAGCCTTGATGAATACCTGTATCAACCAAGAGAATTATTGCAAAACAGCCACTTTATTCCGTCTCATCTAGAGAAGGCGTTCTATAACGATCTCGACCTTTTAATAGCAGAGGTCGAGCAACGCTGGGATAGTAACTATCAAAGCATACGCCTGCACGGGGATTGCCACCCGGGAAACATTCTATGGCGGGATGGCCCTACTTTTGTCGATCTAGATGATTCCCGAAATGGGCCAGCGGTACAAGATCTATGGATGTTATTGCATGGTGATCGCCAAGAAAAACTACTGCAGCTGGATATTTTGCTTGAGGGCTATCAAGAGTTTTGTGATTTTAATAGCACTGAATTGAAACTGATCGAGCCATTGCGCGGTCTACGTCTAGTACACTATATGGCATGGCTAGCAAAAAGATGGCAAGACCCCGCTTTCCCAGTAGCTTTTCCATGGTTCAATGATGCAAAATACTGGGAAGGACAGGTTCTGGTCATTAAAGAGCAACTCTCTGCATTAGCAGAGCCGCCACTCTCACTGACACCCATGTGGTAA